Proteins from one Triticum aestivum cultivar Chinese Spring chromosome 7A, IWGSC CS RefSeq v2.1, whole genome shotgun sequence genomic window:
- the LOC123151126 gene encoding GDSL esterase/lipase At1g71691 translates to MSAGLWQLLLAVSAFLATAAAQETGAAPMVPALFVFGDSLLDSGNNNNLASLAKANYLPYGIDFAAGPTGRFCNGYTIVDELAELLGLPLVPAYSEASGSGQQLLQGVNYASAAAGILDESGGNFVGRIPFNQQIQNFELTVGQIAGSAAASIVARSIVFVGMGSNDYLNNYIMPNYETRRHYTPQQFADLLVTQYASQLTRLYKAGARRFVVAGVGSMGCIPTILARSAEGRCSEEVDQLVAPFNAGVRGMLDGLNAGLPGATFTYLDNHRLFKLMLAHPASYGFDVVDRGCCGIDRNGGQMTCLPFMPPCADRDRYLFWDAYHPTAAVNVIMARQAFDGASDVVSPVNVRRLAQL, encoded by the exons ATGTCTGCCGGCCTGTGGCAGCTGCTCCTTGCCGTGAGCGCGTttctggcgacggcggcggcgcaggaGACAGGGGCAGCGCCGATGGTGCCGGCGCTGTTCGTGTTCGGGGACTCGCTGCTGGACAGCGGCAACAACAACAACCTGGCGTCGCTGGCCAAGGCCAACTACCTCCCCTACGGCATCGACTTCGCCGCCGGCCCCACCGGCCGCTTCTGCAACGGCTACACCATCGTCGACGAGCTCG CTGAACTGCTTGGGCTGCCCCTGGTTCCAGCCTACTCCGAGGCCTCCGGCTCCGGCCAGCAGCTCCTCCAAGGCGTCAActacgcctccgccgccgccgggatCCTCGACGAAAGCGGTGGAAACTTC GTTGGACGGATACCGTTCAACCAGCAGATCCAGAACTTCGAGTTGACCGTCGGCCAGATCGCCGGCTCGGCGGCTGCCAGCATCGTCGCTCGGTCCATCGTGTTCGTGGGAATGGGGAGCAACGACTACCTGAACAACTACATCATGCCCAACTACGAAACCCGGAGGCACTACACGCCGCAGCAGTTCGCCGACCTCCTCGTCACACAATACGCCTCCCAGCTCACC AGGCTGTACAAGGCCGGGGCGAGGCGGTTCGTGGTGGCCGGGGTGGGGTCGATGGGGTGCATCCCGACCATCCTGGCGAGGAGCGCAGAGGGGCGGTGCTCGGAGGAGGTGGACCAGCTGGTGGCGCCGTTCAACGCCGGGGTGAGGGGGATGCTGGACGGCCTCAACGCCGGCCTCCCCGGGGCCACCTTCACGTACCTCGACAACCACCGCCTGTTCAAGCTCATGCTTGCCCACCCTGCCTCCTACG GGTTCGACGTGGTGGACCGGGGTTGCTGCGGGATCGACCGGAACGGCGGGCAGATGACGTGTCTGCCCTTCATGCCGCCGTGCGCCGACCGGGATCGCTACCTCTTCTGGGACGCCTACCACCCCACGGCGGCGGTCAACGTCATCATGGCGCGCCAGGCCTTCGACGGCGCCTCCGACGTCGTCTCCCCCGTCAACGTCCGCCGCCTCGCCCAGCTCTGA